Proteins encoded within one genomic window of Humulus lupulus chromosome 1, drHumLupu1.1, whole genome shotgun sequence:
- the LOC133829536 gene encoding uncharacterized protein LOC133829536 — MADDRDRAIRKYALPLFNELNPGIVRPEIQAAQFELKLVMFQMLQIVGQFSGMPTEDPHLHLRLFIEVSDSFKLPGVTEDALRLKLFPYSLRNRARAWLNSLPSDSVTTWQELAERFLTKHFPPTKNAKLHNEITSFQRLKEESLYEAWERFKELLRKCPHHGIPHCIQMETFYNGLNAHTRMVVDASANGALLTKSYNEAYEILERISNKNYKWPTSRLSTGRKVAGIHDVDAITSLAAQVSSISNMLKIMNMGMNQSMGQPMGTQFGQMENISCVYCGEGHTFENYPSNLVVVCYMGNQNRNGPYSNSYNPSWRQHPNFCGVIKGLALTILQSLTSTTTKATTSNAI; from the coding sequence ATGGCTGATGACAGAGATCGTGCTATCAGGAAATATGCTCTCCCCCTCTTCAATGAGCTCAATCCAGGCATCGTTAGACCAGAAATTCAGGCTGCACAGTTTGAATTGAAGCTAGTCATGTTCCAGATGCTTCAAATTGTGGGCCAGTTTAGTGGAATGCCAACAgaggatcctcatcttcatcttcgaTTGTTCATTGAAGTGAGTGATTCATTCAAGCTGCCCGGAGTGACAGAGGATGCACTGAGACTAAAGTTGTTCCCATACTCCTTGAGAAACAGAGCTAGAGCTTGGTTAAACTCTTTGCCATCTGATTCTGTGACTACTTGGCAAGAGTTGGCTGAGCGGTTTTTGACGAAGCACTTCCCTCCCACTAAGAATGCCAAGCTACACAATGAGATTACTTCATTTCAGCGACTTAAGGAAGAATCTTTATATGAGGCATGGGAGCGGTTTAAGGAGTTGTTGCGCAAATGCCCTCACCACGGCATTCCTCATTGCATCCAGATGGAGACATTCTATAACGGTCTCAACGCTCATACTAGAATGGTGGTTGATGCTTCAGCGAACGGGGCTCTTCTTACTAAGTCCTATAATGAGGCTTATGAAATACTTGAGAGGATTTCCAACAAAAACTATAAGTGGCCCACTTCTAGATTGTCTACAGGTAGAAAGGTGGCTGGTATTCATGATGTAGATGCCAtcacttctttggcagcccaagtATCCTCTATTTCTAATATGCTCAAGATAATGAATATGGGGATGAATCAATCAATGGGGCAGCCTATGGGGACACAATTTGGGCAAATGGAGAACATTTCTTGTGTGTATTGTGGTGAGGGTCATACTTTTGAAAACTATCCTTCCAATCTAGTAGTTGTGTGTTACATGGGGAATCAAAATAGGAATGGCCCTTATTCTAATTCCTACAATCCATCATGGAGGCAACATCCCAATTTTTGTGGAGTAATCAAGGGGTTGGCCCTAACAATTCTTCAATCCCTCACAAGCACCACAACAAAGGCCACAACAAGCAATGCAATCTAG
- the LOC133829548 gene encoding uncharacterized protein LOC133829548 produces the protein MSQHQHPHSSISKQPPPSPQRFQKQKLDSQFKKFLDMLKQLHINIPLVEALEQIPNYVKFMKDVLTRKRRLGEFETVAFTKECSSFLQIKLPSKMKDLGSFTIPCTIGNSYCGMALCDLGASINLMPMSMYRQLGISEVRPTTVNLQLADRSLAYPDGKIEDVLVKVDKFIFPADFIVLDYEANREIPIILGRPSLATGRTFINVQKGELTMRVQDEQVTFNVFKAMRFPDEVEECFVVSVVDSLASREFDTSNVGDPLERLLLFDSHNEDDEEKYLAWLEANILLEDSEKGYVEGQRRLNSIMKEVVQKEIIKWLDAGIIYPISDSSWVSPVQCIPKKGGITVMKNEDNELIPTRTIVVAPEDQHKTTFTFPYGTFAFRIIPFGLCNASAMFQRCMMAIFTDMVEQFLEVFLDDFSVFGDSYDACLIILSKVSKQGIEVDKAKIEDIEKLPPPNSVKNIRSFLGNVGFYRSRTLTEAQLNYTVTEKEILAIVFAFDKFCTYLVGTKVIVYTDHSAIKYLISRKDAKPRLIRWVLLLQEFDVEIQDRKGVENQVADHLSRMEREEDSNSLVPIKETFPDE, from the exons ATGTCGCAGCATCAGCACCCACACAGCTCAATTTCAAAGCAGCCACCTCCATCTCCCCAACGTTTTCAGAAgcaaaagttggattcgcaaTTCAAGAAATTTCTAGATATGTTGAAGCAGTTGCATATCAACATCCCACTTGTAGAGGCACTTGAGCAAATTCCtaactatgtgaaattcatgaaagatGTTCTTACAAGGAAGAGAAGGTTAGGAGAATTTGAGACAGTGGCTTTTACCAAGGAATGTAGCTCATTCTTGCAAATCAAGCTGCCATcgaagatgaaagatcttgggagTTTCACCATTCCATGCACCATTGGTAATTCTTATTGTGGCATGGCATTATGTGACTTGGGTGCTAGTATAAATTTGATGCCTATGTCTATGTATAGACAATTGGGGATTAGTGAAGTCCGACCTACCACAGTGAATCTACAGCTTGCAGATAGATCTCTTGCTTACCCAGATGGAAAGATTGAGGATGTCTTGGTAAAAGTTGATAAGTTCATTTTTCCAGCTGATTTCATTGTGTTGGACTATGAGGCAAACAGGGAGATACCAATCATTCTAGGGAGGCCTTCTCTAGCTACTGGTAGAACTTTTATTAACGTGCAAAAGGGTGAACTTACTATGAGGGTTCAAGATGAACAAGTGACTTTCAATGTTTTCAAGGCTATGAGATTTCCAGATGAGGTTGAAGAATGTTTTGTTGTTTCAGTGGTAGATTCTTTGGCATCGAGGGAGTTTGACACTAGTAATGTTGGCGATCCATTAGAGAGGTTATTGCTGTTTGATTCACACAATGAGGACGATGAGGAGAAGTACTTAGCTTGGTTGGAGGCTAAT ATCTTGCTTGAAGATAGTGAAAAAGGTTATGTTGAGGGGCAAAGAAGACTAAATTCTATCATGAAGGAAGTAGTACAGAAAGAAATCATCAAGTGGTTGGATGCTGGAATTATTTATCCTATCTCTGACAGTTCATGGGTGAGTCCTGTACAGTGTatacctaagaagggtggaatCACAGTGATGAAGAATGAAGACAATGAGTTAATTCCTACTAGAACT ATAGTAGTGGCCCCAGAAGATCAGCACAAGACTACATTCACTTTCCCCTATGGTACATTCGCATTCAGAATAATTCCCTTCGGTTTATGCAATGCTTCTGCTATGTTTCAGCGATGTATGATGGCTATCTTTACTGACATGGTTGAGCAGTTTCTAGAGGTGTTCTTGGATGATTTTTCAGTCTTCGGGGATTCTTATGATGCTTGTCTAATTATTTTGTCTAAG GTATCTAAGCAAGGGATTGAAGTTGATAAGGCGAAAATTGAAGATATTGAGAAGCTACCACCTCCTAACTCAGTGAAGAACATTAGGAGCTTTCTTGGGAATGTTGGTTTCTATAGAAG TCGCACCTTAACAGAAGCTCAATTGAATTACACTGTAACTGAGAAGGAGATACTAGCCATTGTCTTTGCTTTCGACAAGTTTTGCACCTATCTTGTGGGAActaaagtgattgtctacacCGATCACTCAGCCATAAAGTATTTAATTTCTAGGAAGGATGCAAAGCCAAGATTGATTCGGTGGGTGCTTTTGCTTCAAGAGTTTGATGTTGAGATTCAAGATAGGAAGGGGGTAGAAAATCAAGTGGCTGACCATTTATCAAGAATGGAGCGTGAAGAAGATTCCAACTCTCTTGTCCCCATCAAAGAAACATTCCCCGATGAATAA